The Pseudomonas sp. B21-023 genomic interval TGAAAAAGAACTACAACATGCGCTGGATCGCCTCGATGGTGGCCGACGTGCATCGCATCCTGACCCGTGGCGGCCTGTTCATGTACCCACGCGATGCCCGCGAGCCGAGCAAGCCGGGCAAGCTGCGCCTGATGTACGAAGCCAACCCGATGTCGTTCATCATCGAACAGGCAGGCGGCGCCTCCACCAACGGTTACGAGCGTATCCTCGACATCAAGCCGGAGAGCCTGCACCAGCGCGTGTCGGTGATCCTCGGCTCGAAGGAAGAGGTCGAGCGCGTCACCGCCTACCACAAGGAGTAAGTCATGCTCGCACCTTGGCAGCCGTTGCTGGAGTGGTGGTTCGGTTGGGGCACAAGTGCCCAGGCCGTGGCTGACGAGAAGAACACGCTGTGGTTCGGCAAGCATCACGACGTCGATGCCCAGGCGCTGTTCGGCGACCTGGTCGAGCAAGCCCTGGCGGGCGGGCTCGACGAGTGGCAGCAGAGCCCCCAGGGCTGGCTCGGTCTGCTGCTGCTGCTGGATCAGCTGCCGCGCATGATCTATCGCGACACGCCGCGTGCCTTCGAGGGTGACCGGCGTGCCCAGGTAGTGGCGATGCAGGGGTTGCAGAAGGGCTGGGACTACCAGCTGCTGCCGATCCAGCGGGTGTTCGTGCTATTGGTGCTGGAGCATGCCGAGGTGCTGGACTGGCAAAACCTGTGCGTCGAGCGTTACCAGACTTTGCTGGACGAGCAGCCCGAGGCCAGCCGTCGGTTGTTTGAAGGCTTCCTCGACTATGCCGAGCAGCACCAGCGGGTGATCGCCCGCTTCGGGCGCTTCCCGCACCGCAACCTGGTGCTGAACCGCCCGAGCACCAGTGAAGAGATGGACTTCCTGCTGGAGCCTGGGTCCAGGTTCTAGTGCCAGTGGGGCTGCTTTGCAGCCCTATCGCTGGCAAGCCAGCTCCCACAGGATAAGCGCTGCATTCGGGTCTGGCGCTATCCCTGTGGGAGCTGGCTTGCCAGCGATGGGCCGCGAAGCGGCCCCGGCCATCTCAGATCCTGAAACTCCCCACCAGATGCTTCAACCGCTCGACCTGATGCTCCAGGTCGGTGCAGGCACGCAAGGTGCTCTGCAGGTTCTGCACCCCTTCCTGATTCAGCGTATTGATCTCGGTGATGTCGACATTGATCGACTCGACCACGGCCGTTTGCTCTTCCGTGGCGGTGGCCACCGACTGGTTCATGCCGTCGATCTCGCCGATGCGCTGGGTGACACTGCCCAGGCGTTCGCCGGCCTGGTTGGCGATGCCGACACTGCGGTCGCTGTGTTGCTGGCTCTGGTTCATGGTGCTCACGGCCACCTGGGCCCCGGCCTGCAGCTCCTCGATCAGGCGCTGCACCTGCTGTGCCGAGTCCTGGGTGCGGTGTGCCAGGTTGCGCACCTCGTCGGCCACCACCGCGAAACCACGCCCGGCTTCGCCGGCACGGGCCGCCTCGATGGCCGCGTTGAGCGCCAACAGGTTGGTCTGCTGCGAAATGCCGCTGATCACATCGAGGATCTGGCCGATGTTGGCCGTGTGGTTGTTCAGCGTTTCGATGTTGCCGCTGGCATCACTGATGCGCGCCGACAACTGATTCATCACGTCGATGGTTTCGCCCACCACCTGCTGGCCCTCTTCAGCCAGGCCGCGGGCGGCGCTGGAGTGCTGCGAGGCGAGGGCGGCGTTCTGGGCGATCTCCTGGGCGGCGGCGCCGAGCTGGTTGATCGCCGCGGCGACACTGCTGGTGCGGCTGGACTGCTGGTCGGCGTTGTGGATCGAGGCATTCGAGGCGCTGACCACCTGACCGGCCACGGCATTCACCTGGCCGGTGGCCGAGGCCACTTCGCGGATCGATTCGTGGATCCGCTCGACGAAGCGGTTGAACGACTGCGCCAGACTGCCGAACTCGTCCTGGGCGTGGATGGCCAGGCGCCGGGTCAGGTCGCCTTCGCCCTCGGCGATGTCGCGCATGGCGCGGCCCATGACGTGCAGCGGTTCCATCAGCACGCGGATCAGCAAGCCGAGCAGGGCGATGATCACCACCACCGCGATCAGTGTCGCCACCACGGCCGAAGTGCGCAGCTCGCCGAGCATGGCGAAGGCCGCATCCTGGTCCAGCACCAGCGCCACGTACCAGTCCGCCGAGGGCACGCCATCGACGTGGGTGAAGTTGATGAACTGTTTGCGACCCTCGACCTCCACTTCCTTCAGCCCGCTGCCGATGCGCAGGTTACTGCCAGGGTAGACTTCCGCCAGGGGCTTGAGCGCCAGTTCGCCCTTGGGGTGGATGAGCACCTTGCCCTCGCCGTTGACGATGAAGGCGTGCCCGTGGCCGCCGAAGTCCAGGGTGTTGATCAGGTTGCTGATGGTCTGCAGATCGGTGTCGACACCGCTGACGCCGATCATGCGCCCGCCCTGTTGCACCGGAGTGGCCAGGGTAATGACCAGCTTGCCGGCCGATGCCGAGATGTACGGTTCGGTGACGATGGTCTGGCCCGCGGTGCTGGCCGCCTTGTACCAGCCGCGAACGCGCGGGTCGTAGTCGGCGGCGCGGTTGCCCACCGGCACCGACTGCATGCTGCCGTCCTGGCCGCCGAAGTAGGTGAGGATGAAGTTGCTGCCGTACACCGGCAGCGCCAGGATGCGCTCGAGGCTGCTCTTGGCGGGACCGTCGACGGCAATCTGCTGTGCCACCGAGTTCACCAGCTGGATGCGGCTGTCGAGCCAGGTGCGGATGTTGCCGGCGGTGAGGTTGCCCAGCGATTGCAGCGTCGACTCGGTGTCGCTACGCAGCGACTGACGCTGTCGGTAGTCGTTGAACAGGACGAAGCAAGTGAAGGCGACGGCCACCACCAGGGCGGCGGCCAGCAGGATCTTGTGGCTGAACTTGAGGTTCTTGGTCATTTTTCTTGGAATCTGCGCACGGGCACGAAGGGGAGGGGTGCGGCAAAAAGCCACACCACCGCTTTATGTCGACGCACAGGGATAAAACATTAATCGTTTGCGCGCCAGGCGACCAACGGTGCACAACGAAACCTCGTCGGCCAGGGAACCGAGGAGCCTTTTTCCCTTCTAAGCTCCCTGCAGGCCCTCGCGCCTGTGTATCCATCTCCAGGAGTGTCCCTTCATGTCGTTGCGTTCCCTCGCCCTGTTGTCCTTGTGCGTCGTCCTGACCGCTTGCAGCAAGATCAACCAGGAAAACTATTCCAAGCTCAAGGCCGGCATGAACAAGGCCGAAGTCGAGCAGTTGCTCGGCACGCCCAAGGAGTGTTCCGGCGCGCTGGGCATGAGCAGCTGCACCTGGGGTGACGAGAAGAGCTTCATCAGCGTGCAGTACGCGGCGGACAAGGTCCTGATGTATTCCGGGCAGGGCCTCAAATGAGGCACCTGCACCTGCTGCTGGGCGTGTGCTTGGTGATGCTGCTCGGTGGCTGCGCCACCTCGGCCACCGACCCGCTGGCGCCGAAGACCGCAGGTGCGGTCGACCTCAAGCGTTACCAGGGCAAATGGTTCGAGCTGGCGCGCCTGCCAATGAAGTACCAGGACGGTTGCGCCCAGTCCGAGGCCCATTACAACCTCAAGCCCGATGGCACGGTCGGCGTGCTGAACCGTTGCCGTACCCTGGGTGATGAATGGCTGCGTGCCGAGGGCCATGCGACGCCGCAGCAGGCGGGGCATACCGACAAGCTGTGGGTGGAGTTCGACAATTGGTTCACTCGCCTGGTGCCCGGGGTGGCCAAGGGGGACTACTGGATCCTGTTCGTCGACGAGCGCTATCGCACGGCGATTGTCGGCAGCCCGGACCGCAAGTACCTGTGGATTCTTTCGCGTACGCCTTCGTTGCCGGCGTGGGAGCGTGAAAACCTGCTGGCCAAGGCGCGGCAGCAGGGCTTTGATACCAGCCGCCTGATCTGGCGCACGCCCGACAAGAGCATCGTCGCCCGGCATTGAGGACGCCATCGCGGGGCAAACCCGCTCCCCATACTACCTGTGGGGGCGGGCCCCGCGATGTTTCGACTGTCAGTCCAGCAACTGACGCAGCACTTGTACAAACGCTGCCGCGCTTTCCTCCTCCTGTTCATGCCGCCCTTGGCGTACAACCCACTGCCCGTTGACCATCACATCGCGTACCTGGCGATCAGAACCCGCGAACAACCAGCGGTTGAGAATGGCATCGCCGGCGGCCACGGCCAGATACGGATCCTGCCCGTCCAGTACCAGCCAGTCCGCCCGCTTGCCCACGGCCAGTTCGCCGATCGGCTGCCCCAGCGCCTGGGCACCGCCCAGCAGCGCGGCGTCGTACAAGGTTCGACCAACCATCGGCTGATCGGCGCGATACAGGCGATTGCGCCGCTGGTCACGCATGCGCTGGCCATACTCCAGCCAGCGCAGTTCCTCGACCACGCTCAAAGACACATGGCTGTCCGAGCCGATACCCATCCGCCCGCCCTGGGCCAGGTAGTCCACCGCCGGGAAGATGCCGTCACCCAGGTTCGCCTCGGTGGTCAGGCACAACCCGGCCACCGCGCCACTGCGGGCCATGGCGGCAACTTCGTCGGCTTCGGCGTGGGTGGCATGGACCAGGCACCAGCGCTGATCGACATCGACCTGCTCGTACAGCCATTGCAGTGGACGGCGGCCGCTCCAGGCCAGGCAGTCATCGACTTCCTTCTGTTGCTCGGCAATGTGGATATGGATCGGGCAGGTCCTGTCGCCCGCACCGAGCACATCGGTGATCTGCCCTGGTGTCACGGCGCGTAGCGAGTGGAAGCACAACCCCAATGTCTGCGCCGGCTGTTGTGCCAGCAATGGCGCTAGTTGCTGTTGCAGGCGCAGGTACTGTTCGGTTGAGTTGATGAAGCGCCGTTGGCCGTCATTGGGCGCCTGGCCGCCAAACCCGGCGTGGCTGTACAGGACCGGCAGCAAGGTCAGGCCGATGCCGCTGGCGGCTGCGGCGGCGCTGATGCGTCGCGACAGTTCGGCGGGGTCCGCGTAGGCCTGCCCGTGCTGGTCATGGTGCACATAGTGGAATTCGGCCACCGAGGTGTAGCCGGCCTTGAGCATCTCGATATACAACTGGCGCGCGATGACCTGCAGTTGCTCCGGCGTGATCCGGCCGACCAGGCGGTACATCAGTTCGCGCCAGGTCCAGAAGCTGTCATTGGGATTGCCGGCCACTTCCGCCAGCCCTGCCATGGCCCGCTGGAACGCATGCGAGTGCAGGTTGGGCATGCCTGGCAACAGCGGGCCGCCCAGGCGCTCGGCGCCTTTGGCGTCGGCATCGGTCATTATCGCCGCCAGCTGACCGTCGGCAGCGACCTCCAGGCGGACATTGCGGGCCCAGCCCGAAGGGAGCAGGGCGCGTTCGGCGAAGTAGGCGGGCATCGGTGAAATCCTGTTATTGTTAACTTGTATATACATATACAGCCGTTTGCCTGCCGGGTAAACTCCGGCAAGCTACCGTTCACTCCAACCGCACAAGGATTCAACGCCGTGCCGACACTTCCTGTCTCCGCGCTGGTTGCCCAGATGGGCGAAGGGCCGGCGCCGCTCTACGCCCGGGTGAAACAGATGATCATCCAGCAGATCGAGAGCGGCAACTGGCCGCCTCATCACCGCGTGCCATCGGAAAGCGAACTGGTCAGCGAGCTGGGCTTCAGCCGCATGACCATCAACCGCGCACTGCGCGAACTCACCGCCGAAGGCCTGCTGGTGCGCATGCAGGGCGTCGGCACTTTCGTCGCCGAGCCCAAGAGCCGCTCGGCGC includes:
- a CDS encoding DUF924 family protein, whose translation is MLAPWQPLLEWWFGWGTSAQAVADEKNTLWFGKHHDVDAQALFGDLVEQALAGGLDEWQQSPQGWLGLLLLLDQLPRMIYRDTPRAFEGDRRAQVVAMQGLQKGWDYQLLPIQRVFVLLVLEHAEVLDWQNLCVERYQTLLDEQPEASRRLFEGFLDYAEQHQRVIARFGRFPHRNLVLNRPSTSEEMDFLLEPGSRF
- a CDS encoding methyl-accepting chemotaxis protein translates to MASATGQVNAVAGQVVSASNASIHNADQQSSRTSSVAAAINQLGAAAQEIAQNAALASQHSSAARGLAEEGQQVVGETIDVMNQLSARISDASGNIETLNNHTANIGQILDVISGISQQTNLLALNAAIEAARAGEAGRGFAVVADEVRNLAHRTQDSAQQVQRLIEELQAGAQVAVSTMNQSQQHSDRSVGIANQAGERLGSVTQRIGEIDGMNQSVATATEEQTAVVESINVDITEINTLNQEGVQNLQSTLRACTDLEHQVERLKHLVGSFRI
- the bamE gene encoding outer membrane protein assembly factor BamE; translated protein: MSLRSLALLSLCVVLTACSKINQENYSKLKAGMNKAEVEQLLGTPKECSGALGMSSCTWGDEKSFISVQYAADKVLMYSGQGLK
- a CDS encoding lipocalin family protein, with translation MRHLHLLLGVCLVMLLGGCATSATDPLAPKTAGAVDLKRYQGKWFELARLPMKYQDGCAQSEAHYNLKPDGTVGVLNRCRTLGDEWLRAEGHATPQQAGHTDKLWVEFDNWFTRLVPGVAKGDYWILFVDERYRTAIVGSPDRKYLWILSRTPSLPAWERENLLAKARQQGFDTSRLIWRTPDKSIVARH
- a CDS encoding formimidoylglutamate deiminase → MPAYFAERALLPSGWARNVRLEVAADGQLAAIMTDADAKGAERLGGPLLPGMPNLHSHAFQRAMAGLAEVAGNPNDSFWTWRELMYRLVGRITPEQLQVIARQLYIEMLKAGYTSVAEFHYVHHDQHGQAYADPAELSRRISAAAAASGIGLTLLPVLYSHAGFGGQAPNDGQRRFINSTEQYLRLQQQLAPLLAQQPAQTLGLCFHSLRAVTPGQITDVLGAGDRTCPIHIHIAEQQKEVDDCLAWSGRRPLQWLYEQVDVDQRWCLVHATHAEADEVAAMARSGAVAGLCLTTEANLGDGIFPAVDYLAQGGRMGIGSDSHVSLSVVEELRWLEYGQRMRDQRRNRLYRADQPMVGRTLYDAALLGGAQALGQPIGELAVGKRADWLVLDGQDPYLAVAAGDAILNRWLFAGSDRQVRDVMVNGQWVVRQGRHEQEEESAAAFVQVLRQLLD